One part of the Prochlorococcus marinus str. MIT 9313 genome encodes these proteins:
- a CDS encoding helix-turn-helix transcriptional regulator, whose translation MTYEVKFLRLNQVKEMTSLSKSTIYKMIAEKKFPRQIQIGPQQVVWTKHDVQDWMNQKIQEAAL comes from the coding sequence ATGACTTATGAAGTAAAATTTCTGCGATTGAATCAAGTAAAAGAGATGACATCGCTCTCTAAGTCGACGATTTACAAGATGATCGCCGAAAAGAAATTCCCAAGGCAAATCCAGATTGGACCTCAACAGGTTGTTTGGACCAAGCATGACGTGCAGGACTGGATGAATCAGAAAATTCAGGAGGCAGCGCTTTGA
- a CDS encoding TVP38/TMEM64 family protein, with the protein MNKLRKFFLIAFWAGAFVVLVYLIQTYGIEPLRNAVESMGIWAPLGIMLLRGISIILPALPSSAYSLLAGSLLGFKTGYVTIVLADLIFCQAAFFIARNYGREPVRRLVGVKAMKRIEGFNQNQLEGNFFLMTGLLMTGLFDFLSYAIGIGGTRWRLFTPALIVSLLISDSIIVAVGAGVSQGAGLMLGAALLGMFVLASVAGLTKKKVSNTNQ; encoded by the coding sequence ATGAATAAATTGCGTAAGTTTTTCCTGATTGCATTTTGGGCAGGAGCATTTGTTGTTCTGGTTTACCTTATACAGACATATGGTATTGAGCCGCTTCGTAATGCGGTCGAAAGTATGGGCATCTGGGCTCCTTTGGGGATAATGCTACTCCGAGGGATTAGTATCATTTTACCTGCCTTGCCTAGTTCTGCATATTCACTTTTAGCAGGTTCTCTATTGGGGTTTAAAACAGGATACGTAACAATTGTTTTGGCTGATCTTATCTTTTGTCAAGCAGCATTTTTTATCGCTAGAAACTATGGAAGAGAACCTGTTCGCCGCTTGGTTGGAGTGAAAGCAATGAAGAGAATCGAGGGCTTCAATCAAAATCAACTGGAGGGAAACTTTTTCCTGATGACCGGACTCTTAATGACCGGACTTTTCGATTTCCTGAGCTACGCCATTGGAATAGGTGGAACACGTTGGCGTCTTTTTACTCCAGCATTAATTGTAAGTCTCTTGATTAGTGATTCCATCATTGTCGCTGTCGGTGCTGGAGTAAGTCAGGGGGCTGGATTGATGCTTGGAGCTGCTCTGCTTGGGATGTTTGTACTCGCTAGTGTCGCTGGTCTTACTAAGAAGAAGGTCTCTAATACTAATCAATAG
- a CDS encoding DUF4912 domain-containing protein, translating to MISADLPVTGQEKSTNKGVSSLVQGIQQRFQAFVTKPKGSSKSSPEAFEKQPSSNEDRVQDSSYVSLHPKDSKWARCSWSISKADQQRAKKSKAKALCLRLVDLYSHTDALISRHAIKEILVDSEANEWFLPVPMGGRDYLLELGYQLPKGGWLSLAFSEPVYVPQSDPSEQSSDSSSSSLRQEQNVASQPFSLTSSVAEVADFGDDGMHEQMYQRAISNNPSFGIGSETLQGDGRSDRSRRFSNDSGSGWLDSGRGQFLRRRKSQQNDPDNASDSDWF from the coding sequence TTGATTTCTGCTGACCTCCCTGTGACAGGCCAAGAAAAGTCCACTAATAAAGGGGTCTCTAGCCTGGTTCAGGGAATCCAGCAACGCTTTCAAGCCTTTGTCACTAAGCCAAAGGGGTCTTCGAAGTCCTCGCCAGAGGCTTTTGAAAAGCAGCCCAGCAGCAACGAGGATAGGGTCCAGGATTCAAGCTATGTTTCACTGCATCCCAAAGACTCAAAGTGGGCCCGCTGTAGCTGGAGCATCAGCAAAGCCGATCAGCAACGGGCAAAAAAATCAAAGGCAAAAGCCCTATGTCTGCGGCTGGTCGATTTGTATAGCCACACCGATGCCTTGATCAGTAGGCATGCCATCAAAGAAATTCTTGTCGATAGCGAGGCTAATGAGTGGTTCCTTCCTGTGCCGATGGGCGGCCGCGACTATCTTCTTGAGCTCGGCTATCAGCTTCCTAAGGGAGGTTGGCTGTCGCTAGCTTTCTCAGAACCGGTATACGTTCCGCAAAGCGATCCTTCTGAGCAGAGTTCCGATAGCTCATCTAGTTCTTTGCGCCAGGAGCAAAACGTCGCCTCCCAACCTTTTTCTCTGACTTCGTCAGTTGCTGAAGTTGCTGATTTTGGTGATGACGGAATGCACGAGCAGATGTATCAGCGTGCAATTTCAAATAACCCCAGCTTTGGAATTGGCTCGGAGACTCTTCAGGGGGATGGTCGTTCCGATCGCTCCAGGCGGTTTAGTAATGATTCTGGCTCTGGATGGTTGGATAGTGGTCGTGGACAGTTTTTACGTCGCCGTAAATCTCAGCAGAATGATCCCGACAATGCCTCTGATTCTGATTGGTTCTGA
- a CDS encoding hydantoinase B/oxoprolinase family protein has protein sequence MPWQFWIDRGGTFTDLVGINPAGECIVRKVLSQQPDQPVDPAVRAIREVLELKAGQPIPIGLIEEVRLGTTVATNALLENAGEAVLLFCNRGFRDLLRIGDQHRPELFALQIRRTPFLARAVIEVPGRLDAKGQEIEPISFDAALEDEVRRHAKAGLKSCAIALLHAYRNPEHELHLQDWLNQLGFNSVVCSHQVCPLPRLVPRGQTTLVEATVSPVLFKYLNQVRKELGPSTRLRVMGSSGALVTPKWLLAKDTILSGPAGGMVGAVAAARASGLAQQPLLGFDMGGTSTDVFHVPAGQQEEDWQRSPETEVAGQRLMAQRLPIHTVAAGGGSIISSEGERLQVGPRSAGADPGPACYRRGGPLTITDANLLLGRLQVNEFPALFGPSANQPPDLSVVQKRFRKLAETIGSTPEDSAEGALAIAIERMADAIRQVSLLRGHDIRGGVLVAFGGASGQHACRLAAQLGLKRVLFHPLAGVLSAHGMGHARQRQLRERSVREPLDEDLLDKLQQLIKLEQTQAEQLLQESGDLASAVDSAPPKRWARIELRYASSEQGLMLSLKPTTCITDIQKAFAVAHQQRFSYIPPHNQPLVVERLEVAVVAPASPSDQVPSRRGDVQLHTPPPRCEHQHAEVHWPDLGWQKVPLHHRDRLIAGSVLEGPALILEATGCIVLEPGWRAIVDQQGALVLDAIAADSVITRQPVALAKQTPDPVLLELFHHRFMAIAEQMGERLRQTSRSVNIRERLDFSCALFDHQGALVANAPHIPVHLGSMGESVADLLAQINAGERGPLRPGETVLSNDPFHGGTHLPDITAITPVFTTSDRPSYFVACRAHHADVGGLTPGSMPPFSRSIKDEGLLLRNVSFVSDAHHDRKSWEQRLHSGNMPPRNPAELLADLQAQVAANQLGVQELTALVASTGDRQVNRYMAYVQANAAEAVRKVIQTLNNRAFSVELDNGAKLCLKISIDKHQRTAKVDFTGTSAQGSDNFQAPLAVTKAAVLYVFRCLVKETIPLNAGCFEPLELIVPNGCLLNPHPPAAVVAGNVETSQALCNLLFAALGVMAASQGTMNNLSFGDSEHQYYETVGGGSGAGKGFDGADGIQTHMTNSRLTDPEILEQRYPVRLELFALRHGSGGLGRWRGGDGLLRQFRFLAPMTASILSGSRRIAPFGLLGGLPGALGANQLEHVNGKRDPLKGCATINIEAGEALLICTPGGGGYGTPRD, from the coding sequence ATGCCTTGGCAGTTCTGGATCGATCGCGGCGGAACCTTCACAGATCTTGTCGGAATCAATCCCGCTGGAGAATGCATTGTCCGCAAGGTGCTCTCGCAACAGCCAGACCAGCCTGTTGATCCAGCCGTCCGAGCGATCCGGGAGGTGTTGGAGCTCAAAGCAGGACAACCAATTCCCATCGGCTTGATTGAAGAAGTGCGCCTCGGCACCACCGTGGCCACCAATGCTTTGCTTGAAAATGCAGGAGAAGCGGTTCTTCTCTTCTGCAATCGTGGTTTCAGAGATCTGCTCCGCATCGGCGATCAGCATCGGCCTGAATTATTTGCTCTACAGATCCGCCGCACGCCCTTCCTGGCACGAGCCGTGATCGAGGTGCCAGGCCGCCTCGATGCCAAGGGGCAAGAAATCGAACCGATCAGCTTCGATGCAGCCCTAGAAGATGAAGTGCGGCGGCATGCCAAGGCAGGCTTGAAAAGCTGCGCCATTGCTCTCCTACATGCCTACCGCAACCCCGAACACGAACTGCACTTGCAGGACTGGTTAAATCAGCTGGGATTTAACTCCGTGGTTTGCTCCCATCAGGTTTGCCCCCTGCCACGCCTGGTGCCCAGAGGACAAACCACCCTGGTGGAAGCAACTGTTTCACCAGTACTTTTCAAATATCTAAACCAAGTCCGCAAGGAGCTCGGGCCGTCAACACGTCTCCGCGTGATGGGCTCAAGCGGTGCATTGGTGACACCTAAATGGTTACTCGCTAAAGACACAATTCTCTCCGGACCGGCAGGGGGGATGGTTGGCGCTGTCGCCGCAGCACGAGCATCAGGACTCGCCCAACAACCTCTACTGGGCTTCGACATGGGCGGAACCTCCACCGATGTGTTCCATGTTCCTGCCGGGCAACAGGAGGAAGACTGGCAGCGCAGCCCTGAAACAGAGGTGGCGGGCCAGCGCTTAATGGCTCAGAGGTTACCAATCCACACCGTGGCAGCAGGGGGTGGATCAATCATCAGCAGTGAGGGCGAACGGCTACAGGTTGGGCCTCGCTCAGCGGGTGCTGACCCCGGACCAGCCTGTTACCGCCGTGGCGGTCCACTAACGATTACGGACGCCAATCTCTTGCTGGGTCGCCTACAGGTGAACGAATTTCCAGCGCTATTCGGCCCATCGGCAAACCAGCCCCCAGACTTATCAGTTGTGCAAAAGCGCTTTAGAAAACTAGCGGAGACGATCGGCAGCACACCAGAAGACAGCGCAGAAGGTGCCTTAGCAATCGCGATCGAACGCATGGCTGATGCAATCCGACAGGTCTCGTTACTACGCGGTCATGACATTCGTGGAGGCGTGCTTGTTGCCTTCGGAGGGGCCAGTGGGCAACATGCCTGCCGGCTAGCAGCTCAGCTAGGACTGAAGCGAGTGCTGTTTCACCCCTTAGCGGGCGTGCTCTCAGCCCATGGAATGGGCCATGCCCGTCAACGTCAATTACGAGAAAGGTCTGTGCGTGAACCCCTTGACGAAGACTTGTTGGACAAACTTCAGCAGCTCATCAAGCTGGAACAGACGCAAGCAGAACAACTCCTACAGGAATCAGGAGACCTTGCAAGTGCTGTTGATTCAGCTCCACCAAAGCGTTGGGCCCGCATCGAACTGCGCTATGCATCCAGCGAACAAGGCTTAATGCTCTCCCTGAAGCCAACAACTTGCATCACGGATATACAAAAAGCATTCGCGGTCGCCCACCAACAGCGCTTTAGCTATATCCCTCCTCACAATCAGCCTTTAGTGGTGGAAAGGCTCGAAGTCGCAGTAGTAGCCCCTGCATCCCCAAGCGATCAAGTCCCATCAAGACGAGGTGACGTCCAACTGCATACGCCTCCACCACGGTGTGAACATCAACATGCTGAGGTGCATTGGCCAGATCTTGGCTGGCAGAAGGTGCCCCTCCATCATCGCGATCGTCTGATCGCAGGGTCTGTACTAGAAGGGCCAGCACTGATTTTAGAAGCTACAGGTTGCATCGTGCTAGAGCCTGGTTGGCGAGCAATCGTGGATCAACAAGGAGCTCTTGTACTCGATGCCATCGCTGCAGATTCAGTGATTACAAGGCAACCGGTAGCACTGGCCAAGCAAACGCCCGATCCAGTGTTGCTGGAGTTATTCCATCATCGCTTCATGGCCATCGCCGAACAGATGGGGGAACGACTACGTCAAACCAGTCGTTCAGTGAACATCCGCGAACGGCTGGATTTCTCTTGCGCCTTATTCGATCACCAGGGTGCACTCGTCGCCAATGCCCCTCATATTCCGGTTCACCTTGGCTCGATGGGTGAATCAGTCGCCGATCTTCTGGCACAGATTAACGCTGGCGAACGCGGACCACTGCGCCCAGGCGAGACAGTACTCAGCAACGATCCCTTCCACGGCGGCACCCATCTTCCAGACATCACAGCGATCACACCTGTGTTCACCACAAGCGACAGACCAAGCTATTTCGTCGCCTGTCGTGCGCATCATGCCGATGTGGGTGGACTCACGCCCGGTTCGATGCCGCCCTTTAGTCGCAGCATCAAAGACGAAGGACTCCTCCTCCGTAACGTGTCTTTTGTGAGCGATGCTCACCACGACCGCAAGAGCTGGGAGCAAAGGCTTCACAGCGGCAACATGCCGCCACGAAACCCAGCCGAGTTGCTCGCCGATCTACAAGCGCAAGTCGCCGCCAACCAGTTAGGCGTTCAAGAGCTGACGGCTCTTGTCGCCAGCACAGGTGATCGACAAGTCAACAGATACATGGCCTATGTACAGGCCAATGCGGCCGAAGCGGTGCGCAAGGTGATCCAAACATTGAACAATCGCGCCTTCTCAGTAGAGCTCGACAATGGCGCAAAGCTTTGCCTGAAGATCTCAATTGATAAGCATCAGCGCACAGCAAAGGTTGATTTCACTGGCACCTCAGCCCAGGGCTCTGACAATTTCCAAGCTCCTCTGGCCGTAACAAAAGCAGCGGTGCTTTATGTCTTCCGCTGTTTAGTGAAGGAGACGATCCCACTCAACGCCGGTTGCTTTGAACCGCTTGAACTGATCGTTCCCAATGGCTGCTTACTCAACCCGCACCCACCTGCAGCAGTCGTAGCAGGAAATGTGGAGACCTCCCAAGCACTCTGCAATCTATTGTTCGCTGCCCTAGGGGTTATGGCAGCAAGCCAGGGCACGATGAATAATCTCAGCTTCGGCGACAGCGAGCATCAGTATTACGAAACGGTTGGCGGCGGCAGCGGTGCTGGCAAAGGGTTTGATGGTGCTGATGGAATACAGACGCATATGACCAATTCCCGCCTCACGGATCCAGAGATCCTTGAGCAGCGTTATCCAGTACGGCTGGAGCTCTTTGCGTTAAGGCATGGTAGTGGCGGCCTTGGGCGATGGCGTGGCGGTGATGGGCTGTTGCGACAATTTCGCTTCCTAGCGCCAATGACAGCGTCGATTCTCTCTGGATCGAGAAGAATTGCACCATTCGGGCTATTAGGCGGCCTGCCAGGGGCGTTAGGCGCAAACCAACTTGAACACGTCAATGGAAAAAGAGATCCGCTGAAAGGATGCGCAACGATCAATATCGAAGCCGGAGAGGCGTTACTGATCTGCACCCCAGGCGGTGGAGGCTATGGCACACCGCGTGACTAA